In one window of Streptomyces sp. NBC_00193 DNA:
- a CDS encoding urea transporter has product MQALATEPARQAPPAQPASFIQEVLRGVAQVDFMPSAITGIFFLAALAAAGWQYALYGLLGAVVGTGTAYAFGIDREIVSAGLRGFNGTLVSLGFAVFLGWDHLSTLLLAIGGSITVVVVTSALATILGTWNIPTFTAPFCIIASVMTIAAPGFSRVWHTGPDLAALPAAASGTTALDWGQLWRAFFANVGQIFFMPQWYVGLIFLAGIFVASRVAGVMACVGSVTAIFVAWAMGSPSEGVSQGLMGYSSVLVAMALCGVFLVPSNWSFAFAVLGAAAATGLTAAMTAFFAPFGGHTFTWPFVLTTVVFVAAVPQIPRLQRT; this is encoded by the coding sequence ATGCAGGCCTTGGCAACGGAGCCCGCCCGCCAGGCCCCTCCCGCCCAGCCGGCGAGCTTTATCCAGGAAGTCCTGCGCGGTGTCGCCCAGGTCGACTTCATGCCGAGCGCGATCACGGGCATCTTCTTCCTGGCCGCCCTTGCCGCCGCGGGCTGGCAGTACGCCCTCTACGGCCTCCTCGGCGCGGTCGTCGGCACCGGCACCGCCTACGCGTTCGGCATCGACCGCGAGATCGTCTCGGCCGGCCTGCGCGGTTTCAACGGCACCCTGGTCTCGCTCGGGTTCGCCGTCTTCCTCGGGTGGGACCACCTGTCCACGCTGCTGCTCGCGATCGGCGGAAGCATCACCGTGGTGGTCGTCACCTCGGCGCTGGCCACCATCCTCGGCACCTGGAACATCCCCACGTTCACCGCGCCGTTCTGCATCATCGCGAGCGTCATGACCATCGCGGCGCCCGGCTTCTCCCGGGTGTGGCACACCGGCCCCGATCTGGCGGCGCTGCCCGCGGCCGCGAGCGGGACCACCGCGCTGGACTGGGGCCAGCTCTGGCGCGCCTTCTTCGCCAACGTCGGCCAGATCTTCTTCATGCCGCAGTGGTACGTCGGCCTGATCTTCCTCGCCGGCATCTTCGTGGCCAGCCGGGTCGCCGGGGTCATGGCCTGCGTCGGCAGCGTCACGGCGATCTTCGTCGCCTGGGCGATGGGTTCACCGTCCGAAGGCGTCTCGCAGGGGCTCATGGGGTACAGCAGCGTGCTCGTCGCGATGGCCCTGTGCGGGGTCTTCCTCGTCCCCTCCAACTGGAGCTTCGCCTTCGCCGTCCTGGGCGCCGCAGCGGCGACCGGGCTCACGGCCGCGATGACCGCCTTCTTCGCGCCGTTCGGCGGTCACACCTTCACCTGGCCGTTCGTCCTGACCACGGTCGTCTTCGTCGCCGCCGTCCCCCAGATCCCCCGGCTGCAACGGACCTGA
- the ureG gene encoding urease accessory protein UreG, translating into MTEDNVLRVGVGGPVGSGKTALIEALVPVLIARGHRPAVITNDIYTQEDARQVRRTLAGVLDPERVVGVETGACPHTAVRDDPTMNLAAGAEMLERFPDVDTLLYESGGDNLTLTFSPVLVDLFLFVLDTAEGEKMPRKRGPGITESDLLVINKIDIAQYVRCDIGVMESDAHRVREGRPVVLTNCLTGQGLEDVATFIESFRRVPA; encoded by the coding sequence ATGACCGAGGACAACGTCCTGCGCGTCGGCGTCGGCGGCCCCGTCGGCTCCGGCAAGACCGCGCTGATCGAGGCCCTGGTACCGGTGCTGATCGCGCGAGGCCACCGGCCCGCCGTGATCACCAACGACATCTACACCCAGGAGGACGCCCGCCAGGTCCGCCGCACGCTGGCCGGGGTGCTCGACCCCGAGCGCGTCGTGGGCGTGGAGACCGGTGCGTGCCCGCACACCGCAGTGCGCGACGACCCGACGATGAACCTGGCCGCGGGCGCCGAGATGCTGGAGCGGTTCCCCGATGTCGACACCCTGCTCTACGAGTCGGGCGGCGACAACCTCACCCTCACCTTCAGCCCGGTCCTGGTCGACCTGTTCCTCTTCGTCCTGGACACCGCCGAGGGCGAGAAGATGCCCCGCAAGCGCGGTCCGGGCATCACCGAGTCCGACCTGCTCGTGATCAACAAGATCGACATCGCCCAGTACGTCCGCTGCGACATCGGCGTCATGGAGTCCGACGCGCACCGCGTGCGCGAGGGGCGCCCCGTGGTCCTGACCAACTGCCTCACCGGGCAGGGCCTGGAGGACGTGGCCACCTTCATCGAGTCCTTCCGCCGGGTGCCGGCGTGA
- a CDS encoding tellurite resistance/C4-dicarboxylate transporter family protein → MRVLAGARWWAELSPAAGAAVMAAGIISAGLHLIGRDALSIAALVVSAALWLVLAADFTARLLGDRRRFRAEADTPAALTAVAATAVLGSRLAVLGWVPVAVGLLVLAAVLWPGLLVAVLRHWGYRMPGAAFLVCVATQGLAVLAGTLAAPTGRDWLGRAALAAFCLGLLLYAEALVRFDFRQVVSGAGDHWVAGGALSITALAGTGLTASPLWTGWAHTGLRTVTLAALGLSLAWYAVLLAAEAVRPRPRYDVRRWSSVFPLGMTATACLSAAAPTGVGWLRPLGTVLLWVAVGAWVLTFAAFLVERGQDRPPK, encoded by the coding sequence GTGCGAGTCCTTGCGGGTGCCCGGTGGTGGGCGGAGCTGTCGCCGGCCGCCGGCGCCGCCGTCATGGCGGCCGGGATCATCTCGGCCGGCCTGCACCTGATCGGCCGGGACGCGCTGTCGATCGCCGCACTGGTCGTCTCCGCCGCGCTGTGGCTCGTCCTCGCCGCCGACTTCACCGCCCGGCTCCTGGGTGACCGCCGGCGGTTCCGCGCGGAGGCCGACACCCCGGCGGCCCTCACGGCCGTGGCCGCCACCGCCGTACTCGGCTCCCGGCTCGCCGTACTCGGGTGGGTTCCCGTGGCCGTGGGGCTGCTGGTGCTGGCCGCCGTGCTCTGGCCGGGACTGCTGGTCGCCGTCCTGCGCCACTGGGGCTACCGGATGCCCGGCGCGGCGTTCCTCGTCTGCGTGGCCACCCAGGGGCTCGCCGTCCTGGCGGGCACCCTGGCCGCCCCCACCGGCCGTGACTGGCTCGGCCGGGCGGCGCTGGCCGCCTTCTGCCTGGGGCTGCTGCTCTACGCCGAGGCCCTCGTGCGCTTCGACTTCCGCCAGGTCGTCTCGGGCGCGGGCGACCACTGGGTGGCCGGCGGGGCCCTCTCCATCACCGCCCTCGCCGGGACCGGGCTCACGGCGTCACCGCTGTGGACGGGATGGGCGCACACGGGGCTGCGTACCGTCACCCTGGCGGCTCTCGGCCTCTCCCTGGCCTGGTACGCCGTGCTCCTCGCCGCCGAGGCGGTCCGGCCGAGGCCCCGCTACGACGTCCGGCGCTGGTCGAGCGTCTTCCCGCTCGGGATGACGGCGACCGCCTGCCTCTCGGCGGCCGCCCCGACCGGGGTCGGGTGGCTACGGCCCCTCGGTACGGTGCTGCTCTGGGTGGCGGTCGGGGCGTGGGTGCTGACCTTCGCGGCCTTCCTCGTGGAGCGCGGGCAGGACCGTCCGCCGAAGTGA
- a CDS encoding urease accessory protein UreF: MSTAANAAVSSPAAATPVQALLVSLQLTDSAFPSGFYTLSHGLEGYAQAKAVTPEGVPVLLADLLRHAVGPSDATALALAHRAALAGDWEALAETDRRLNAGKLNEGLRRAATRTGRQLLDLARECVGGEPLERYAELVAAKRAPGSQAVAAGVAYAAAGVPAEQAVVSDLFAYSASFTGAALRLRLTDHRKAQVVLRGIAPVIEEVAQAALRRELGDLGGCVPMADVMSGRHERAEARLFAT; encoded by the coding sequence ATGAGCACTGCCGCCAACGCCGCCGTGTCCAGCCCCGCGGCGGCGACGCCGGTACAGGCCCTGCTGGTCAGCCTCCAGCTCACCGACTCGGCCTTCCCCAGCGGCTTCTACACCCTCTCCCACGGCCTGGAGGGCTACGCCCAGGCCAAGGCCGTGACCCCCGAGGGCGTACCCGTACTGCTGGCCGACCTGCTGCGGCACGCGGTGGGGCCTTCCGACGCCACCGCGCTGGCCCTGGCCCACCGGGCGGCGCTGGCCGGCGACTGGGAGGCCCTGGCCGAGACCGACCGGCGGCTGAACGCGGGCAAGCTGAACGAGGGCCTGCGCCGCGCCGCCACCCGCACCGGCCGCCAGCTGCTGGACCTCGCCCGCGAGTGCGTCGGCGGCGAGCCACTGGAGCGGTACGCGGAGCTCGTGGCGGCCAAGCGGGCCCCCGGCTCGCAGGCCGTCGCCGCCGGGGTCGCGTACGCGGCCGCCGGCGTCCCGGCCGAACAGGCCGTTGTGAGCGATCTGTTCGCCTACTCGGCCAGCTTCACCGGGGCCGCGCTGCGGCTGCGGCTCACGGACCATCGCAAGGCACAGGTGGTGCTGCGCGGGATCGCACCCGTCATCGAGGAGGTGGCGCAGGCGGCCCTGCGCCGCGAACTCGGGGATCTCGGCGGGTGCGTTCCGATGGCCGATGTGATGTCGGGCCGTCACGAGCGGGCCGAGGCAAGGCTGTTCGCCACCTGA
- the ureC gene encoding urease subunit alpha → MAVLSRKQYTDLFGPTVGDRFHLADTNLVIEVEKDHNEGHYGDEAVYGGGKGIRDGMAQDPQATNLQGALDLVITNVVVMDAILGVVKGDLGVKDGFIAGLGKAGNPHTQSGVHPKLVIGPGTEVISGEHMIATAGGIDTHIHFIAPQQAEHGLSNGITTLIGGGTGPSDGTNGTTCTPGPWNIGRMYQAVEDLPVNVGLLGKGNGSLPEALIEQVEAGVCGLKVHEDWGTTPAALSKALDVADAYDVQVAVHTDTLNESGFFEDTRSAIDGRTIHTFHTEGAGGGHAPDIMRVAGEPNVLPSSTNPTLPYTVNSVDELLDMVMVCHHLSHDIPEDVSFADSRVRAETIAAETVLHDEGVISIFSSDSQAMGRIGESWTRAFQTAHHCKDQRGKLDGDTERNDNFRALRYLAKITINPAIASGTAEHIGSLETGKLADIVLWPIGSFAAKPKMVIKGGLINWALMGDPNASLPTPQPVYYRPMFGAYGKAKQATRVSFMSQAAIELGVPQKLGLDSKVLPVRHCRTVGKQHMVRNDALPVITVDPETYKVTLDGVPATIEPARELPLNHLFYLA, encoded by the coding sequence ATGGCTGTCCTGAGCCGCAAGCAGTACACCGACCTGTTCGGGCCGACCGTCGGCGACCGCTTCCACCTGGCGGACACCAACCTGGTCATCGAGGTCGAGAAGGACCACAACGAGGGCCACTACGGCGACGAGGCCGTCTACGGCGGCGGCAAGGGCATCCGCGACGGCATGGCGCAGGACCCGCAGGCCACGAACCTGCAGGGCGCCCTGGACCTGGTCATCACCAACGTGGTGGTCATGGACGCGATCCTGGGTGTGGTCAAGGGCGACCTCGGCGTCAAGGACGGGTTCATCGCGGGTCTCGGCAAGGCCGGCAACCCGCACACCCAGTCCGGGGTGCACCCCAAGCTGGTCATCGGGCCCGGCACCGAGGTGATCTCGGGCGAGCACATGATCGCCACGGCCGGCGGCATCGACACCCACATCCACTTCATCGCCCCGCAGCAGGCCGAGCACGGCCTGTCCAACGGCATCACCACCCTCATCGGCGGCGGCACCGGCCCCTCCGACGGCACCAACGGCACCACGTGCACCCCGGGTCCGTGGAACATCGGGCGGATGTACCAGGCGGTCGAGGACCTGCCGGTCAACGTCGGCCTGCTGGGCAAGGGCAACGGCTCGCTGCCGGAAGCGCTGATCGAGCAGGTCGAGGCGGGCGTCTGCGGCCTCAAGGTGCACGAGGACTGGGGCACCACCCCGGCCGCGCTGAGCAAGGCCCTGGACGTGGCCGACGCCTACGACGTGCAGGTCGCGGTGCACACGGACACCCTGAACGAGTCCGGCTTCTTCGAGGACACCCGCTCCGCCATCGACGGGCGCACCATCCACACCTTCCACACCGAGGGCGCGGGCGGTGGCCACGCCCCCGACATCATGCGGGTGGCGGGCGAGCCCAACGTCCTGCCGTCCTCGACCAACCCGACGCTGCCGTACACGGTGAACTCGGTCGACGAGCTCCTCGACATGGTGATGGTCTGTCACCACCTGTCGCACGACATCCCGGAGGACGTGTCCTTCGCGGACTCGCGCGTGCGCGCGGAGACGATCGCCGCCGAGACCGTGCTGCACGACGAGGGGGTCATCTCGATCTTCTCCTCCGACTCCCAGGCCATGGGCCGCATCGGCGAGTCCTGGACCCGCGCCTTCCAGACCGCGCACCACTGCAAGGACCAGCGCGGCAAGCTCGACGGCGACACCGAGCGCAACGACAACTTCCGCGCCCTGCGCTACCTCGCCAAGATCACGATCAACCCGGCGATCGCCTCGGGCACCGCCGAGCACATCGGCTCCCTGGAGACGGGCAAGCTCGCCGACATCGTGCTGTGGCCGATCGGCTCCTTCGCCGCGAAGCCGAAGATGGTCATCAAGGGCGGCCTGATCAACTGGGCGCTGATGGGCGACCCGAACGCCTCCCTCCCGACCCCGCAACCGGTCTACTACCGGCCGATGTTCGGTGCCTACGGCAAGGCCAAGCAGGCCACCCGGGTCTCCTTCATGTCGCAGGCCGCGATCGAGCTCGGCGTACCGCAGAAGCTGGGCCTGGACAGCAAGGTCCTGCCGGTCCGGCACTGCCGCACCGTCGGCAAGCAGCACATGGTCCGCAACGACGCCCTCCCGGTCATCACGGTCGACCCGGAGACCTACAAGGTCACCCTCGACGGGGTACCGGCCACCATCGAACCGGCCCGCGAGCTGCCCCTGAACCACCTGTTCTACCTGGCATGA
- a CDS encoding urease subunit gamma has translation MNLAPREMDKLWIYVVADLARKRRDRGVKLNYSEACALISEGILEGARDGRTVAECMELGKQMVSAADVMKGVREMLPLLQVEAAFVDGTKLVSCHDPVGA, from the coding sequence ATGAATCTCGCTCCCCGTGAGATGGACAAGCTCTGGATCTACGTCGTGGCCGACCTGGCGCGCAAGCGGCGGGACCGGGGCGTCAAGCTCAACTACAGCGAGGCCTGCGCCCTGATCAGCGAGGGCATCCTCGAAGGCGCCCGTGACGGCAGGACCGTCGCCGAGTGCATGGAGCTCGGCAAGCAGATGGTCTCCGCCGCCGACGTCATGAAGGGCGTACGGGAGATGCTTCCGCTGCTCCAGGTCGAGGCCGCCTTCGTGGACGGCACCAAGCTCGTCTCCTGCCACGACCCCGTCGGCGCCTGA
- a CDS encoding urease subunit beta, translated as MSGGATYLYGEGTVEINAGRRKAKVTVSNTGDRAVQVGSHYHFFEVNRALDFDRNAAYGMHLDLPAGTGVRFEPGDTREVELTAYSGHGRLIGFSSLVNGGLGSTDTRVRAMNRAVELGFLGARAETAQQAAAAQAAAPAVEAPSKPGSRPGSKPASKPAARPAAQQAGKPAAKAPAKTAAAKKAKTSKKGDK; from the coding sequence ATGTCAGGTGGCGCCACATACCTTTACGGCGAAGGCACCGTAGAGATCAACGCCGGCCGCCGCAAGGCCAAGGTCACCGTCTCCAACACCGGTGACCGTGCCGTCCAGGTCGGCTCGCACTACCACTTCTTCGAGGTCAACCGAGCCCTCGACTTCGACCGCAACGCCGCCTACGGCATGCACCTCGACCTCCCCGCCGGCACCGGCGTCCGCTTCGAGCCGGGCGACACCCGCGAGGTCGAACTCACCGCGTACAGCGGCCACGGCCGGCTGATCGGCTTCAGCTCCCTCGTCAACGGCGGCCTCGGCTCCACCGACACCCGCGTCCGGGCGATGAACCGGGCGGTCGAGCTCGGATTCCTGGGAGCCCGTGCGGAGACGGCCCAGCAGGCCGCGGCGGCGCAGGCCGCCGCGCCCGCCGTGGAGGCCCCCTCGAAGCCGGGGTCCAGGCCGGGGTCCAAGCCGGCCTCGAAGCCCGCCGCCCGGCCCGCTGCCCAGCAGGCCGGCAAGCCCGCCGCCAAGGCACCCGCCAAGACCGCGGCCGCCAAGAAGGCCAAGACCTCCAAGAAGGGCGACAAGTAG
- a CDS encoding urease accessory protein UreD, whose amino-acid sequence MSVVADPPRTPPQAPPPAPPRALLPPGRLEAAHYEPPRVPLEVLRHSSVPDTLGVGRPGKVGLLELGFELVGGRTELVRHYQKSPLQIMRPLYFDPHRPDLPITFLMSTGGGVIQADRLRTDLSFGPGTSGHVTTQAATKVYRMEHDYAVAQTFLTAGPGAYVEYLPDPVIPYVDSRFYQRTVITAAPTATVLASETVLAGRLAHGERNAYQVFASDLELRRPDGELVALDAVRLEPGGAGESGGSSVDGPAVLAGHSVMACFFAVSPLAPARELADLLHTTLAGRGLPYGVSVLPQDCGAWVRVLGEHTEAVTRSLAAVWDAVRRRLIGVPAPDLRKT is encoded by the coding sequence GTGAGCGTCGTGGCAGATCCGCCCCGCACCCCGCCGCAGGCTCCGCCCCCCGCCCCGCCCCGCGCCCTCCTGCCGCCCGGGCGTCTGGAGGCCGCGCACTACGAACCGCCGCGCGTCCCCCTGGAGGTGCTGCGGCACTCCTCGGTGCCCGACACCCTCGGTGTCGGGCGCCCCGGCAAGGTGGGGCTGCTGGAGTTGGGCTTCGAGCTGGTCGGCGGGCGCACGGAGCTGGTGCGGCACTACCAGAAGTCCCCGCTCCAGATCATGCGGCCGCTCTACTTCGACCCGCACCGCCCCGACCTGCCCATCACCTTCCTGATGTCCACGGGCGGCGGGGTCATCCAGGCCGACCGGCTGCGCACCGACCTGTCCTTCGGCCCCGGCACCTCGGGGCACGTCACCACGCAGGCGGCCACCAAGGTCTACCGGATGGAGCACGACTACGCCGTCGCCCAGACCTTCTTGACCGCCGGCCCGGGCGCGTACGTCGAGTACCTGCCGGATCCGGTCATCCCCTACGTCGACTCCCGCTTCTACCAGCGCACTGTGATCACCGCCGCCCCCACGGCCACCGTGCTGGCGAGCGAGACCGTCCTGGCCGGCCGGCTGGCGCACGGCGAGCGCAACGCCTACCAGGTCTTCGCTTCCGACCTCGAACTGCGCCGACCGGACGGTGAGTTGGTGGCGCTGGACGCCGTACGGCTGGAACCGGGCGGGGCCGGGGAGTCCGGCGGCAGCTCCGTCGACGGGCCCGCCGTACTGGCCGGCCATTCGGTGATGGCCTGCTTCTTCGCGGTCAGCCCGCTCGCCCCGGCCCGCGAGCTCGCCGACCTGCTGCACACGACCCTGGCCGGCCGCGGACTCCCGTACGGGGTCAGCGTGCTGCCGCAGGACTGCGGGGCCTGGGTGCGGGTGCTCGGGGAGCACACCGAGGCCGTGACCCGGTCGCTCGCGGCCGTCTGGGACGCGGTGCGGCGCAGGTTGATCGGCGTCCCCGCACCGGACCTGCGCAAGACCTGA
- a CDS encoding YoaK family protein, with amino-acid sequence MTSPPPRRHGILPPLADLLFPPEADGAGSPHGVLPPLLIALTFVSGVVDAVSYLGLGHVFVANMTGNVVFLGFALAGDRSLSAPDSLLAVGAFLAGAAAAGRLRRTTGAARMFAPLVAVQTVLVGGALALTALGAGPPGIIALLALGMGLQNAVVHRLAVPDLTTTVVTRALTGLAADPWGPGPLRRLVTVVALLLGALTGGVLTLRHGALWALALAVALLGCVALSPRWDGTGRRT; translated from the coding sequence TTGACCTCACCCCCACCGCGGCGGCACGGGATCCTGCCGCCGCTGGCCGACCTGCTGTTCCCGCCGGAGGCGGACGGCGCCGGGTCTCCCCACGGGGTGCTGCCCCCGCTGCTGATCGCCCTCACCTTCGTCAGCGGTGTGGTCGACGCGGTGAGCTACCTGGGCCTCGGCCACGTCTTCGTGGCCAACATGACGGGCAACGTGGTCTTCCTCGGCTTCGCGCTCGCCGGGGACCGGTCCCTGTCCGCCCCGGACTCCCTGCTCGCCGTCGGCGCCTTCCTGGCCGGGGCGGCGGCCGCCGGACGGCTACGGCGGACCACCGGGGCGGCCAGGATGTTCGCGCCGCTGGTGGCGGTGCAGACGGTCCTGGTGGGCGGGGCGCTCGCCCTGACCGCGCTCGGCGCCGGGCCGCCGGGCATCATCGCCCTGCTCGCCCTCGGCATGGGCCTGCAGAACGCCGTCGTGCACCGGCTCGCCGTCCCCGACCTCACCACCACCGTCGTCACCAGGGCCCTGACCGGGCTGGCGGCCGATCCGTGGGGGCCGGGTCCGCTCCGCCGCCTCGTGACGGTCGTGGCCCTGCTCCTCGGAGCCCTCACCGGCGGGGTGTTGACGCTCCGTCACGGTGCGCTGTGGGCGCTGGCCTTGGCCGTGGCTCTACTGGGCTGCGTAGCCCTCTCCCCCCGGTGGGACGGCACCGGGCGACGGACGTAG
- a CDS encoding sirohydrochlorin chelatase, translating to MAAIAPERPGRATQSAARVILAGGHEGGAAAGAVHPGRPLAEAVRAGLAASSEPVCVVPMTLGRDPGLIADCARALRWLSREEEPGRLVLAPPFATVDHLTAWLRTAALKAVREAPDTSAVLVTAPAAGPFEDADLFRVARLVRQYGHHRWVEVAFDGGDPDLAEGAERCRRLGAGHVSLVRAAFAPPAELPSGVLDTGPLLSDAAIAQVVRARSQEALHRLAHGQDGVAEGLDAEHGHGYAHSHGPGGDHGHHHGHADPDAHDTDPHHTHAHGEGHRHARGQGHGHPHGHSPH from the coding sequence GTGGCGGCCATCGCACCCGAACGGCCCGGCCGGGCAACGCAATCGGCGGCCCGCGTCATCCTGGCCGGCGGCCACGAGGGCGGCGCAGCGGCCGGCGCCGTACACCCCGGCCGGCCGCTGGCCGAAGCCGTCCGCGCGGGGCTCGCCGCCTCGTCCGAACCGGTGTGCGTGGTCCCGATGACGCTGGGGCGCGACCCCGGGCTGATCGCCGACTGCGCCCGCGCGCTGCGCTGGCTGAGCCGGGAGGAGGAGCCCGGGCGGCTCGTGCTGGCGCCGCCCTTCGCCACCGTGGACCACCTGACCGCGTGGCTCCGTACCGCCGCCCTCAAGGCGGTCCGCGAGGCTCCCGACACCTCCGCCGTGCTGGTCACCGCTCCCGCCGCGGGTCCCTTCGAGGACGCCGATCTGTTCCGGGTGGCCCGGCTGGTGCGCCAGTACGGGCACCACCGCTGGGTCGAGGTCGCCTTCGACGGCGGCGACCCGGACCTGGCGGAGGGCGCGGAGCGGTGCCGCCGGCTCGGCGCCGGCCACGTCTCCCTGGTCCGGGCCGCGTTCGCCCCGCCCGCCGAACTCCCGTCGGGGGTCCTGGACACCGGTCCGCTGCTGTCCGACGCGGCGATCGCCCAGGTCGTACGGGCCCGCTCGCAGGAGGCCCTGCACCGGCTGGCCCACGGGCAGGACGGCGTGGCCGAGGGGCTGGACGCCGAACACGGGCACGGGTACGCGCACTCCCACGGCCCCGGCGGCGACCACGGCCATCACCACGGCCACGCGGACCCGGACGCACACGACACGGACCCGCACCACACGCACGCGCACGGCGAGGGCCACCGGCACGCGCGCGGCCAGGGTCACGGCCACCCGCACGGCCATTCCCCCCACTGA
- a CDS encoding ammonium transporter, producing the protein MPSGYDTGNTAWMMASTAMVLLMTPGLAFFYGGMVQTKHVLVMLKMSFACLSLVTILWVAVGYSLAFGKDSGGGMIGNLDYAFFRGIGMDSLHGSIPTVIFACFQMSFAIITVALISGSIAGRATMKGWLVFVVAWTMLVYVPTAHWVFAPDGWINKSLGALDYAGGLPVELSSGASGLAVAIVLRKRKDFERETIRPHNLPLVIIGLALLWFGWFGFNAGSALQVEGSAPTTFFNTQLAAAGAMIGWPIIEKWRLGHVEMLGVASAAVAGMVAITPACGEVSPLGALIIGFTAGVVCCFAINMKFKIGVDDTLDVVGVHGWGGIVGVLSIGFFATAAMSGKKGLFYGGGLDQLWRQAVGVLAVGSFAFVMTWLIAKAIDKAVGFRTSEEYENVPGRDEEVAYDNATLDEIRDRIGGAGAAPREPAAVGAAQGASERQDAALLAEIVSVLDRRERDK; encoded by the coding sequence ATGCCCAGTGGCTACGATACGGGTAATACCGCCTGGATGATGGCGAGCACCGCCATGGTGCTGCTGATGACCCCCGGCCTCGCCTTCTTCTACGGGGGCATGGTCCAAACCAAGCACGTGCTGGTGATGCTCAAGATGAGCTTCGCCTGCCTGTCGCTGGTGACCATCCTGTGGGTCGCGGTCGGCTACTCCCTCGCCTTCGGCAAGGACTCCGGCGGCGGCATGATCGGCAATCTCGACTACGCCTTCTTCCGCGGCATCGGGATGGACTCCCTGCACGGCTCCATCCCGACGGTGATCTTCGCCTGCTTCCAGATGTCCTTCGCGATCATCACGGTGGCGCTGATCAGCGGCTCCATCGCGGGCCGCGCCACCATGAAGGGCTGGCTGGTCTTCGTCGTCGCCTGGACCATGCTGGTCTACGTGCCCACCGCGCACTGGGTGTTCGCCCCCGACGGCTGGATCAACAAGTCCCTGGGCGCGCTCGACTACGCCGGCGGTCTGCCGGTCGAGCTCAGCTCGGGGGCCTCGGGCCTCGCGGTGGCCATCGTGCTGCGCAAGCGCAAGGACTTCGAGCGCGAGACGATCCGACCGCACAACCTGCCCCTGGTCATCATCGGTCTGGCGCTGCTGTGGTTCGGCTGGTTCGGCTTCAACGCGGGCTCCGCGCTCCAGGTCGAGGGCAGCGCACCGACCACCTTCTTCAACACCCAACTGGCCGCCGCGGGCGCGATGATCGGCTGGCCGATCATCGAGAAGTGGCGGCTGGGCCACGTGGAGATGCTGGGCGTGGCCTCGGCCGCGGTCGCCGGCATGGTGGCCATCACCCCCGCCTGCGGCGAGGTCTCCCCGCTCGGCGCGCTGATCATCGGCTTCACCGCCGGTGTGGTCTGCTGCTTCGCCATCAACATGAAGTTCAAGATCGGCGTCGACGACACCCTCGACGTGGTCGGCGTGCACGGCTGGGGCGGCATCGTCGGCGTCCTCTCCATCGGCTTCTTCGCGACGGCCGCGATGAGCGGCAAGAAGGGCCTCTTCTACGGGGGCGGACTGGACCAGTTGTGGCGTCAGGCCGTCGGGGTCCTGGCGGTCGGCTCCTTCGCCTTCGTCATGACCTGGCTCATCGCCAAGGCGATCGACAAGGCCGTCGGCTTCCGCACCTCGGAGGAGTACGAGAACGTACCCGGCCGGGACGAGGAGGTCGCCTACGACAACGCCACCCTGGACGAGATCCGCGACCGGATCGGCGGAGCCGGTGCCGCGCCCCGAGAGCCCGCCGCGGTGGGCGCCGCCCAGGGCGCGTCGGAGCGGCAGGACGCCGCGCTGCTCGCCGAAATCGTATCCGTGCTGGACCGACGAGAGCGTGACAAGTGA